The DNA segment AGTAGTACTTAAGGAGCTCAATCTTGATGTTCCTGAAGGAAGTATTTTTGGTTTAATCGGACCGAATGGCGCAGGGAAAAGTACCTTGATTGGAGTACTAACGGGATTGTTAAGTTATGAAGCAGGTGAAATTGAAATTAACGGACTTACTCTAAACGGTGAAAATGAACTGGCCATAAAGCGAGACTTATCTTCGGTATTACAACCCCCTCTTTTATTTGAGCAATTTACAAGCCTCGAATTCATCGAGTATGTATGCGATATTTATGAGATAGAAAAGGATGGACTTGTTGAAAAGGCCTATTCTTTGATGGACTTCTTTGAGATCAAAGATTTCGCCAAAATCAAAGTGAACAAGCTGTCATCCGGAAGCCGAAAAAAACTAGCCTTTGTTACCTCAGTTCTTGTTGAACCAAAAGTGCTTTTATTAGACGAGCCTTTTGAAGCTGTGGATGTAATCTCTATTGACCGCATGAAAACGGTACTACGAAAGCTTAAAGCCAAAGGGGTTACAATCATTATCACCAGCCATATTTTAGAAGTGGTTGAAAACTTATGTGACGATATCGCCATCCTTCATGAAGGACTTATTATTGCCTACCTCGACGCGATCAGCCGAAAAGAACTGCAACGGGATGCCACCCTACACGAAATCTTCCAGGATTATGTGAAGGTAGAACATAAAGACGGCATTGTGGATTGGCTGTAAATGTTTTTCTGGCACGCACTTGTAAAACCGACCGGATCTAAACGTTCCTTCATTGAGGCGGGTATTAATTTTTTTGTTGTATTGTCTATAGCTTTTTCAATCTATATTAGCTTAGCTCCCGAATCTCACCTAATTATTTTATCTGAGTTTTATTCTGAAAATGAATATTCGTTACAATTTCTTGACCCAGAAACAGTCCAGTTTCTACTTGTTATAGCTTTGTTTTTATCGCTGAATACAATCGATATGCTTTTGACATTAAAGCGATTAAACTGGAAAAAACTTACCTCTAGATACCCCTTCAAAGGGGATAAGAAAAAATTGGATTTCACAAGGAATGTGATAGAGTATAACGGCTATATCTCTTCAATAAGTAATTCAATAGCTATGGATGAGTCTGGTATCTACTTTGTACCCAATTTCCTGGATAAGCTCATCTATTCGCCCATTTTTATTGAATGGAGTCACTTAACAATTAGCACTGAAACCTATCGGCTTAGCTCTTTTGGAATTCCTTTCGGTAAGGAAAAAGAAATTATGGTGATCGAAACCAAATACGAAAAAGGGTATCGATTAAGAATTAGAAAAGGAGAACTTAAGATTGACTATGAAAGAGCTCTTCTTGAAAGGGCTAATTAAGCCCAAACTCTGCCGCCTGCTTCTTCAAAAGTCATACAGCCATTAAAATAACCCGGAACCATTTCATACTGGAGTACCTGGGTCATTCCTACTTCACTTGAGAAATATCCGGCTAATGTCATTTCCTTCATTTGCCATATAAATGGGCGAGGAGCATCCCAATCAACATCACCACCAAATACCGCATCATGTTCTTTAGTAATAAATGCGGTTTGTTCTTCAGGCGTTGCATCCACAAATGGCTTCCCTAATTCCCGTTCTGCTTTTTTGGTAAAAGAATCCAAATTATCCAGGAAATACTTTCTGTCTTTTTCTTCCCAAATAGTAAAGATCATATCATCCATAAATTTTGGAACTCCCACTTCCCTTGCGCCGGGAGTGTCGGTGGTAGGGATGATAATTTCGGCTACATCACCTAGAAATTTCATTTCTGCTTCCGTAAAGTGGGTTGCGCTTGCTCTCGAAGGGGAACATCCACTCATAACGCCGAGTACGGTTGGAGCACTAATAGCTCCACCTAATAAATAAGCCGCTCTCTTAAGAGCTTCTCTTCTGCTAATTTGATTTGGCACGTTCTTTTCCATGATTACAAGTTCCCTTTCTTTAGTTCCTCTACTGCGTGATTTGCTGCCCTGGCTGTTAATGCCATATAAGTGAGTGATGGATTTTGACAAGCAGCTGAAGTCATACAAGCACCGTCCGTCACAAATACATTCTGCACTTCATGCACCTGGTTCCACTGATTGAGGACAGAAGTTTTAGGATCACGTCCCATACGGGCAGTACCCATTTCATGAATCCCCAATCCAGGCGAAGGATCATTATTCCAGGAATGAATATCCTTCAATCCTGCCGCTTCCAGCATCTCAGCAGCGGAATCTCGCATATCTTCGCGCATCTTATATTCATTCTCGAAAGCCTGCACATCAAATACGACGGTTGGTAACCCAAATTTGTCGAGTACTTCAGTAGTTAAGTACATTCGATTTTCGTGATAAGGCAGCCACTCCCCAAAACCTCCGATTCCAAAGGTCCAGTTTCCGGGTTCGTTTACTTCGTCTTTTATAGAAGCACCAATACTTAATTCTGCCACATTCTTTTTCCATCCACCTCGACCGGAACCACCCTGGTAACCATAGCCTCTTATAAATTCGGGATGAGGGGTATCAATATTTCTAAATCGGGGAATATAAATTCCATTTGGCCTCTTCCCATGGTAGTACACATCGTCAAAGCCTTCAACTCTTCCCGCTGCCCCTACGCCGAGGTGATGATCCATCATATTATGCCCCAATTCTCCGGAGGCATTTCCCATACCATCTGAAAAATGCTCTGTTGAATTCAGCAATATCCAGGTACTTCCTACCGCCGAAGCACACAAGAAAACAATCTTGGCATAATACTCTTTGTATTCTCTGGTTTCTGCATCTAAAATCCGAACTCCACTGGCCTTTTGTGTTTCTGGGTCATAAATCACTTCGGTTACTATAGAATCCGGGCGCAAAGTTAAGTTTCCTGTTGCTACTGCTGCAGGTAGTGTAGACGATTGGGTACTAAAGTATCCACTGAATGGACAACCCTGCATACACATATTTCGGTATTGGCATCCTGCACGACCTTTATGTGGAACCGTAATATTTGCTGACCGGCCAATGGTCATAATCCGATCGCTAAAATTAGCTTCAATTCTTTTCTTCACTTCCTTTTCTACACAACTCATCTCCATTGGAGGTAAGAACTGACCATCCGGCAGTTGCGAAAGACCTTCTTTTTGACCACTTATTCCGGCAAATGATTCTACATGATCATACCATGGAGCGATATCAGCATAGCGTATTGGCCAGTCCACACCAAAACCATCTTTTGCATTTGCTTCAAAATCCATCTCACTTAGTCGGTACGACTGCCTTCCCCACATTAAAGAACGACCTCCCACATGATACCCTCTCATCCAATCAAATCGTTTTACTTCTGTATATGGATGTTCTGTATCCTTTACCCACCAATGTTTGGTTGCCTGTCGAATCGTATATCCGGTCCGTTTCTGCTTTTCATAAAGCTTCATTTCTTCCGGGGGAACCTGATTGTCATAGGGTAGATCCCATGGAGGAGTGGAGTGCGTAGGGTAATCCTTAATATGTTCTACCTGCCTTCCTCTTTCCAGCATTAATGTCTTTAATCCATTCTCGGTTAGCTCTTTGGCTGCCCAGCCTCCACTAATTCCGCTACCTACAACAATAGCATCATAGGTGTTTTCTTGTTTTGCTTTAAGATTAAGATTCATGTAATTGGCAAATAGGTTCTTGTGAACAAAAAAATATCGGGTATTTTATTGGAGAGCGGAGTATAGAAAATCGCTTTCAATTATGATAATTCGGGAACAACTTTTTAACTCATGAAAATCACACGAAAAGAGGCTATAAAGGGATTGACAGGAACAGCATTGATGGGAGGTCTCTCGATTGCCGAGAAGTCTGAAGTAAAACGCACTAGGAACAGGGTGAACCAGACATTCCGCCACTCTGTATGTCGTTGGCCTTATGGTAGTAAATCATTGGAAGAGCTGTGCGAATTTGCTGTTGAAGTAGGCATTGAATCGATAGAACTGTTAAATCCGGAGGACTTTGAAACTATAAAGAAGTACGGACTTACCTGTGCCATGGCTAACAGTGTTCCATTGAGTTTAACCGATGGATTCAACGATCCGAGTATCCATGATAAATTGAGAAAGGAATATTTTGAGCTTTTCCCAATTGTAGCCGATGCCGGTTTTGACAAGGTGATTTGCTTTTCAGGAAACCGAAAAGGGATTGATGATGAGTTAGGCTTGGAGAATTGTGCCAGGGGACTAGAGCCCGTTGTAAGTAAAGCCGCTGAATACGGACTTACAATTTGTATGGAACTTCTCAATTCAAAGGTGGATCATGCCGACTATCAATGTGATCATACCGAATGGGGGGTAGCACTTTGTGAGAAACTAGGTCTGGATAATTTTAAGCTTCTTTATGATATCTATCATATGCAGATTATGGAGGGAGATATTATAGCTACTATAAGAAAATATCACCCTTACATCGCTCATTATCATACGGGAGGGGTTCCGGGAAGAAATGAAATTGATGAGACACAGGAGTTGTATTACCCTGCTATTATGGAGGCTATTTCAGAAACGGGATTTGATGGTTTTGTGGCGCAAGAATTTATACCTTCGCGAGAAGATGCATTTGCTTCATTGAGGCAGGGTATCGAAATTTGCTCTGGGTAAAAAGTGTAGTTTTCACAGGTAAAAAAAAGAATATTAGACTCTTTTCGATTAATAGGTCTCAAGATTTTATTGTAATAGACCTAAAGCACCAACTAATACTACAACCATGAAAAAACTATCAACCTTTCTACTTTTTATTGCAATAAGTCCTGTTTTATTTGGACAGGGCATGGAACATCATCATTCTTCACATGAAGGAAATCTTGAAGTACCTGAAACCTGGGAAGTCCGGCTTGACCGGGAAATGGATGACCTTCATATAAGTTCTGATGAAGAGCAGGGGCATATCTATTTTGTAAATATGACTCCTGGATGGCATATAACTACCGGACCTGCCGCCATCTTCTGGCATCCTGATAGCGAGCTTTCTGATACTTATACTGTTCAGACTTCCATCTATACCCTGGATCCTAATGGACGACATGCTGAAGGCTTTGGACTCTTTTTTGGCGGCAAAGATCTAAAAGAAGATGGTCACGCCTATTTATATTTCTTAATCAGAAACTCAGGTGATTTTCTCATTAAAGAAAGAATAGGTGACCGAACAGAAACTATTCAGGGATGGACATCTAGTGAAGCCATTAACAGACATACCGAGGCTCAGGAAACGGACTCGAGAATTGGTAGCCATGCCTTTAATCAGCTATCTGTTGCAGTAACAGGTGATCACATAGATTTCTATATCAATGAAGCTAAAGTGGCTTCAATCGACAGTGATGGATACGATACAAACGGATTATTCGGTTTAAGAATAAACCATGCTGTTGATGTTCATGTATCTAACATTGGAGAAGTAAAATAACCTGTATTCCCCCGTCAGGTTTCCTGAAGGGGGATTTAACTTAGCTTATAGCATTGATTCCATTAAAAACAGATACCAACTTAATAAGCTGTAAGCTACTGATATTATCAAGCATACTACTGCTTTCTTGCTCTTCAGGTCATAAGCTAACGGGAACTGATTATGTTGATCTATCCAGAACAGATAGCGGTGTTTTAAGTCCTTATTTCCCTCAACAGATAGCAGATTCACTCGGGTGGGGAGATCTTTCATCAGCCATGTTAGGAAAAGTAAAAGAGGAATTTCGAATTACGCTGATCTCTGAGATAGAACCATTTCAATTATTTCGCTTTTCGAAGGGAAGAA comes from the Balneola sp. genome and includes:
- a CDS encoding gluconate 2-dehydrogenase subunit 3 family protein, translated to MEKNVPNQISRREALKRAAYLLGGAISAPTVLGVMSGCSPSRASATHFTEAEMKFLGDVAEIIIPTTDTPGAREVGVPKFMDDMIFTIWEEKDRKYFLDNLDSFTKKAERELGKPFVDATPEEQTAFITKEHDAVFGGDVDWDAPRPFIWQMKEMTLAGYFSSEVGMTQVLQYEMVPGYFNGCMTFEEAGGRVWA
- a CDS encoding hydroxypyruvate isomerase, producing the protein MKITRKEAIKGLTGTALMGGLSIAEKSEVKRTRNRVNQTFRHSVCRWPYGSKSLEELCEFAVEVGIESIELLNPEDFETIKKYGLTCAMANSVPLSLTDGFNDPSIHDKLRKEYFELFPIVADAGFDKVICFSGNRKGIDDELGLENCARGLEPVVSKAAEYGLTICMELLNSKVDHADYQCDHTEWGVALCEKLGLDNFKLLYDIYHMQIMEGDIIATIRKYHPYIAHYHTGGVPGRNEIDETQELYYPAIMEAISETGFDGFVAQEFIPSREDAFASLRQGIEICSG
- a CDS encoding ABC transporter ATP-binding protein yields the protein MPNAAISITGLNKSYEDKVVLKELNLDVPEGSIFGLIGPNGAGKSTLIGVLTGLLSYEAGEIEINGLTLNGENELAIKRDLSSVLQPPLLFEQFTSLEFIEYVCDIYEIEKDGLVEKAYSLMDFFEIKDFAKIKVNKLSSGSRKKLAFVTSVLVEPKVLLLDEPFEAVDVISIDRMKTVLRKLKAKGVTIIITSHILEVVENLCDDIAILHEGLIIAYLDAISRKELQRDATLHEIFQDYVKVEHKDGIVDWL
- a CDS encoding GMC family oxidoreductase, with translation MNLNLKAKQENTYDAIVVGSGISGGWAAKELTENGLKTLMLERGRQVEHIKDYPTHSTPPWDLPYDNQVPPEEMKLYEKQKRTGYTIRQATKHWWVKDTEHPYTEVKRFDWMRGYHVGGRSLMWGRQSYRLSEMDFEANAKDGFGVDWPIRYADIAPWYDHVESFAGISGQKEGLSQLPDGQFLPPMEMSCVEKEVKKRIEANFSDRIMTIGRSANITVPHKGRAGCQYRNMCMQGCPFSGYFSTQSSTLPAAVATGNLTLRPDSIVTEVIYDPETQKASGVRILDAETREYKEYYAKIVFLCASAVGSTWILLNSTEHFSDGMGNASGELGHNMMDHHLGVGAAGRVEGFDDVYYHGKRPNGIYIPRFRNIDTPHPEFIRGYGYQGGSGRGGWKKNVAELSIGASIKDEVNEPGNWTFGIGGFGEWLPYHENRMYLTTEVLDKFGLPTVVFDVQAFENEYKMREDMRDSAAEMLEAAGLKDIHSWNNDPSPGLGIHEMGTARMGRDPKTSVLNQWNQVHEVQNVFVTDGACMTSAACQNPSLTYMALTARAANHAVEELKKGNL